A genomic window from Companilactobacillus alimentarius DSM 20249 includes:
- a CDS encoding endonuclease III domain-containing protein, with product MYKQINIYDLLEILQQKLGPQDWWPAENNEEMLSGMILIQNTNWKNVDRSLANLKRATNFDVKKMLLIPQDQLQELIQPSGFFHNKAIYLRAILTAYRDDFDTWEKLPTNLLRKKLNAIKGVGNETADVLLLYYFHRPSFVADNYSMKLFSRLHTFNKKPTYLQLKHAVEKDFDLTSKQAEELHALIDEFGKLNSDFFDNYQLSLPNMS from the coding sequence TTGTACAAACAAATCAATATTTACGACTTATTAGAAATACTTCAACAAAAATTAGGCCCACAAGATTGGTGGCCTGCCGAAAATAACGAAGAGATGCTATCTGGGATGATCTTGATTCAGAATACTAATTGGAAGAATGTTGACAGATCCTTAGCAAATCTCAAGCGTGCCACTAATTTTGATGTCAAAAAGATGTTGCTTATTCCACAAGATCAACTTCAAGAATTGATCCAACCCAGTGGCTTCTTTCACAACAAAGCCATTTATTTGCGTGCTATCTTGACTGCTTACCGTGATGATTTCGATACTTGGGAAAAACTGCCTACTAATTTATTACGAAAAAAATTGAACGCTATCAAGGGCGTTGGCAACGAAACAGCTGATGTATTATTGCTATACTACTTCCATCGTCCGAGCTTTGTAGCTGACAATTACTCAATGAAACTCTTTAGCCGCCTGCATACTTTTAATAAGAAACCAACATATCTTCAACTAAAACATGCTGTCGAAAAGGATTTCGACTTAACCTCTAAACAAGCCGAAGAATTACATGCTCTGATTGACGAATTTGGGAAACTCAACAGTGATTTCTTTGACAATTATCAGCTATCTCTTCCGAATATGTCTTAA
- a CDS encoding sulfite exporter TauE/SafE family protein — MTTYLLVVLIALFGALMRTVFGFGEALVTMPLLALISFNLQTSTALIGALGLLVAIPVAIKYHQHIDWSTLKRLVLGSILGIPIGILIIKLGSPIIIMKFLGLFIIIYGTYNLYALRHPRKSSLQINDKYDYLAGIISGILGASFNSHGVPIVIYGTAKKWDADKLKGILQGHFVCVGSLVVLSQLGSGMWSLDVVKLLIVIIPLLFIVIPLGNWISTKIDSQHFTKYVFMILIIFGIILLLKN; from the coding sequence ATGACGACATACTTATTAGTAGTACTAATTGCTTTATTCGGTGCTTTGATGAGAACGGTCTTTGGCTTCGGCGAAGCTTTAGTAACCATGCCACTTTTGGCGTTGATCTCATTTAACCTGCAAACCTCAACTGCTCTGATCGGTGCTCTAGGATTATTAGTCGCAATCCCTGTAGCAATCAAATATCACCAGCACATTGATTGGTCGACTCTAAAACGTTTAGTCTTAGGATCAATCTTAGGAATTCCGATTGGAATTTTGATTATAAAACTTGGCTCTCCAATTATTATTATGAAATTCCTAGGTCTATTCATCATTATTTATGGAACCTACAATTTATATGCTTTAAGACATCCTAGAAAATCGAGTCTTCAAATCAATGACAAATACGATTATCTAGCCGGTATAATTTCTGGTATTTTAGGAGCTTCCTTCAACAGTCACGGTGTCCCTATCGTTATTTATGGAACCGCTAAGAAATGGGATGCGGATAAGCTTAAAGGAATCTTACAAGGACACTTTGTTTGCGTAGGAAGCTTAGTTGTTTTAAGTCAATTGGGTTCCGGAATGTGGAGTTTAGACGTAGTCAAACTGTTAATAGTCATCATTCCCTTATTGTTTATCGTCATACCTTTAGGCAATTGGATCAGTACCAAAATCGACAGTCAGCACTTTACTAAATACGTCTTCATGATCTTAATTATTTTCGGAATAATCTTGCTTTTGAAAAACTAA
- a CDS encoding IclR family transcriptional regulator: MAEKKAYGTVLIKAKAILDFMMSKDSGVTLKDISEGIHAPKSTTLKILNTLSEQNIVWRNEDSKQYYFGTELIGYGRRALADFDISLIALPFLKKLRDETEETVHLGIEQDEKVVYLQKLESPQSINLKSRIGGKLNLYSSAMGKALLATKTAQELDEYFSKEPLRAITDNTVTSISELNRQIQLVKETGYSIDDKENQPEVVCIGAVIQKGQQVYGAFSVSTPSYRLDEKRKQQIIKDVLVTKKEIEEAL; this comes from the coding sequence ATGGCTGAAAAGAAAGCGTATGGAACGGTACTAATCAAAGCTAAGGCAATTCTGGATTTTATGATGTCAAAGGATTCAGGTGTCACGTTGAAGGATATCAGTGAAGGGATTCACGCCCCTAAGTCAACGACTTTAAAGATTTTGAATACGCTCAGTGAACAGAATATTGTTTGGAGAAATGAAGACAGTAAGCAGTATTATTTTGGAACTGAATTAATTGGTTATGGTCGTAGAGCCTTGGCTGATTTTGACATTAGTTTGATTGCTCTGCCATTTTTGAAAAAATTACGTGATGAAACTGAAGAGACGGTACATCTGGGTATTGAACAGGATGAAAAAGTTGTTTACTTGCAAAAATTAGAAAGTCCTCAAAGTATAAATTTGAAATCAAGAATCGGTGGCAAATTGAATTTATACAGTTCAGCGATGGGCAAGGCTTTGTTAGCCACAAAGACGGCTCAAGAATTGGATGAATATTTTTCAAAAGAACCACTGCGGGCAATAACTGATAATACAGTAACTAGTATTTCTGAATTGAATAGGCAGATTCAATTAGTGAAAGAAACCGGCTATTCGATTGATGACAAGGAGAACCAACCTGAGGTCGTCTGTATAGGAGCAGTTATTCAAAAAGGGCAACAAGTCTATGGAGCCTTTAGTGTAAGCACACCGAGTTATCGTTTGGATGAAAAACGAAAGCAACAAATTATTAAGGATGTTTTAGTGACGAAAAAAGAAATTGAAGAAGCATTATAA
- a CDS encoding zinc metallopeptidase: MYGYGFFGPSYLLIIIGLVISLWASWYVNHNFKKYDEVPSDHGTSGADAARFILDNAGLQNVQIQRVSGKLTDNYNPTNKTLNLSESTYNSTSVAAIGVAAHECGHAIQDQTNYAPMRARAALVPAVNLGSNASIPLIIVGAILGMNQTLIQIGIWLFALVVLFQVVTLPVEFNASSRAVKILGSGDLLTSNEVPMVRKVLFAAALTYVAAVISTALQLLRLIIVFGDNRN; encoded by the coding sequence ATGTATGGATATGGTTTCTTTGGTCCCAGCTATTTACTGATAATTATTGGTCTTGTTATCAGTTTATGGGCTTCGTGGTATGTAAATCATAATTTCAAAAAATACGATGAAGTCCCTAGTGATCATGGAACTAGTGGTGCCGATGCTGCTAGGTTCATCCTAGATAATGCTGGACTCCAAAATGTACAAATTCAAAGAGTCAGTGGTAAATTAACTGATAACTACAACCCAACTAATAAGACATTAAACTTGTCTGAATCGACTTACAATTCAACTTCTGTTGCGGCTATTGGTGTAGCAGCCCACGAATGTGGACATGCGATTCAAGACCAAACAAATTACGCTCCAATGCGAGCTCGAGCAGCACTTGTTCCTGCTGTTAACCTTGGTTCTAATGCTTCAATTCCTTTGATAATCGTCGGAGCAATTTTAGGTATGAATCAAACCTTAATTCAAATTGGTATCTGGCTATTCGCCTTAGTTGTTTTATTCCAAGTCGTTACCTTGCCAGTTGAATTCAATGCCTCCAGTCGTGCCGTTAAGATCCTTGGTTCAGGCGACTTATTGACTAGCAATGAAGTGCCTATGGTTCGAAAAGTTCTCTTTGCTGCCGCTTTAACTTATGTAGCTGCGGTAATCTCCACTGCCTTACAATTGTTACGTTTGATTATAGTTTTCGGTGACAATCGAAATTAA
- the cls gene encoding cardiolipin synthase — translation MVDTWIIWLILIILIINTISALITVFHRPRNIVTTWAWILVLVLLPILGFLIYAFLGRGIAQEKIFNISKQEHYSLSQLKKMAIAAQKRPQNASRYDETHYADHIIRFFNETEEAPLTRHNEIKLYFDGQEKFKDMFKDIRQAKETVHVEYYAFIKSKIGDEFLTLLTQKAKEGLEVRILYDPWGSGGTKPKYFKEFQAAGGEVLPFITSKNVIAKTRLNYHLHRKIVVVDGTTGWIGGFNVGDQYVNTTEKFGYWRDTHSRIFGAATLLLQERFFRDWNASLDRNAEPLEFLEKYFPSDKFDENANLPIQIISDGPDSREEILKDGFIDMIVSAKKSVWIQSPYLVPDDAMFTALTIAARSGVDVRIMIPCMPDHPFIYRATQYYANLLTTYGIKIYSYQKGFLHAKTSVFDGKIGSVGSMNHDFRSYSLNFEANAFIYDAKVAHQIARSFENDMKDSILLTPDIIKEQGMWLHFKQRFSRLLSPIL, via the coding sequence ATGGTTGATACTTGGATCATCTGGCTAATTCTCATAATCTTAATCATCAATACTATTTCTGCACTTATTACTGTCTTCCACAGACCTCGTAATATTGTTACTACGTGGGCATGGATCTTGGTCCTTGTCTTATTGCCAATCTTAGGATTCCTTATTTATGCATTTTTAGGGCGTGGGATTGCTCAGGAAAAGATTTTCAATATTAGTAAGCAAGAGCATTATAGTTTAAGCCAGCTAAAGAAAATGGCTATTGCCGCACAAAAGCGTCCGCAAAATGCTTCTCGATATGACGAGACCCATTATGCAGACCATATTATTAGGTTCTTCAACGAGACTGAAGAAGCACCTTTAACACGTCATAACGAAATTAAATTATACTTTGACGGTCAAGAAAAATTCAAAGATATGTTCAAAGACATCAGGCAAGCTAAAGAAACCGTCCATGTCGAATATTATGCCTTCATTAAAAGTAAAATCGGTGATGAATTTCTAACTTTGCTGACTCAAAAAGCTAAAGAAGGTCTAGAAGTTAGAATTCTTTATGATCCTTGGGGTTCTGGTGGAACTAAGCCGAAGTATTTCAAGGAATTTCAAGCCGCTGGTGGAGAAGTTCTCCCCTTTATCACTTCAAAAAATGTGATTGCTAAAACGCGACTGAACTACCATCTGCACCGAAAAATTGTTGTGGTTGATGGAACTACTGGTTGGATCGGTGGCTTTAATGTTGGGGACCAATACGTTAATACGACTGAAAAGTTTGGCTACTGGCGTGACACCCATTCAAGGATTTTTGGTGCTGCTACCTTATTGCTACAGGAACGGTTCTTCCGTGATTGGAATGCTTCACTTGATCGTAATGCGGAACCTTTGGAATTCTTGGAGAAGTATTTCCCGTCTGATAAATTCGATGAAAATGCTAATTTACCTATCCAAATCATCTCTGATGGCCCCGATAGTCGAGAGGAGATTCTCAAGGATGGCTTCATTGATATGATTGTCAGTGCTAAAAAGAGCGTCTGGATTCAATCGCCCTATCTAGTCCCTGACGATGCGATGTTTACTGCTTTAACAATCGCTGCTCGTTCTGGCGTTGATGTCAGGATAATGATTCCTTGTATGCCTGATCATCCCTTTATTTACCGGGCTACGCAATATTATGCTAACCTTTTGACTACTTATGGCATCAAAATCTATAGCTATCAAAAAGGATTCTTGCATGCTAAAACTTCTGTTTTCGATGGAAAAATTGGTTCTGTTGGTTCGATGAATCATGACTTCAGAAGTTATTCTTTAAACTTTGAAGCTAACGCTTTTATCTACGACGCCAAAGTGGCTCATCAAATTGCTCGTTCCTTTGAAAATGATATGAAGGATTCAATCTTGTTGACTCCCGATATTATCAAAGAACAAGGCATGTGGCTACATTTCAAACAGCGTTTCTCACGTTTGTTATCACCAATACTTTAA
- a CDS encoding DUF969 domain-containing protein, protein MEYFKLIGIVIIILGFAFKLDTIAVVIAAALATGLVSGMSFDHVITLLGKGFMDNRMVSLFFLTLPMIGVVESHGLKQAAVNGISKIKNLSAGKIFNLYLAIREITDAMGIALSGQVQFIRPLINPMAQAAASVKKPLTDKQVDLIKGRAAATDNFGNFFSQNLFIASSGVLLMSSTMKSLGYTATPANIVLYSIPMAIITFLITAYSNRRFDKQFDK, encoded by the coding sequence ATGGAATATTTCAAGCTTATTGGAATAGTTATAATAATTCTCGGTTTTGCTTTCAAACTAGATACCATCGCCGTCGTAATTGCAGCCGCCTTGGCAACCGGACTTGTCTCTGGTATGTCATTTGACCATGTTATAACGTTACTTGGTAAGGGATTCATGGATAATCGTATGGTTTCCTTATTCTTTCTAACATTACCAATGATTGGAGTCGTTGAAAGTCACGGTTTGAAACAAGCAGCCGTCAATGGCATCAGCAAAATTAAAAATCTCTCGGCGGGGAAGATTTTCAACCTTTACTTAGCTATTCGTGAAATCACTGACGCTATGGGGATCGCATTGTCAGGTCAAGTTCAGTTCATTCGACCACTAATCAACCCCATGGCACAAGCAGCCGCCAGTGTCAAAAAGCCTTTGACTGACAAACAAGTCGATCTCATCAAAGGAAGAGCTGCCGCAACTGATAATTTCGGTAATTTCTTTTCTCAGAATTTATTCATCGCCTCAAGTGGTGTCTTATTAATGTCTAGTACCATGAAATCATTAGGCTACACTGCAACTCCTGCCAATATTGTGCTTTATTCAATTCCGATGGCAATTATTACCTTTTTAATCACCGCTTATTCTAATAGACGTTTTGATAAACAATTCGATAAATAA
- the pcp gene encoding pyroglutamyl-peptidase I, with product MKILVTGFDPFGTDKINPAIEAVKKLPDTIAGAEIIKVEIPTIFNKCAQVVHQAILDNKPDYVLDIGQAGGRFALTPERVAINFDDGRIKDNAGYQPRNQPIHEDGQNAYFTQLPVKAMAQAIIEAGIPSNVSTTAGTYVCNHIMYQVQYMIDKEFPALKAGFMHIPFLPNQVLNRPNTPCLSLADDVTGITAAITAIVERDGKGDIEVIGGSLN from the coding sequence ATGAAAATACTAGTAACTGGTTTTGATCCATTTGGCACTGACAAAATTAATCCGGCGATTGAGGCGGTTAAGAAATTACCCGATACCATAGCTGGAGCTGAGATTATAAAAGTAGAGATTCCAACAATCTTCAACAAATGTGCGCAAGTCGTTCATCAAGCTATTCTCGACAACAAACCTGACTACGTTTTAGACATTGGTCAAGCTGGCGGACGCTTTGCTTTGACCCCTGAACGAGTTGCTATCAACTTCGATGATGGCAGAATCAAGGACAACGCTGGTTACCAACCTAGAAATCAGCCAATCCATGAAGACGGGCAAAACGCCTATTTCACTCAATTGCCAGTCAAAGCTATGGCACAAGCAATTATTGAAGCTGGCATTCCTAGTAACGTTTCGACCACAGCTGGAACTTACGTCTGCAACCACATCATGTACCAAGTTCAATACATGATCGACAAAGAGTTCCCCGCTTTAAAAGCTGGTTTCATGCACATTCCATTCTTACCCAATCAAGTTCTAAATCGCCCCAACACACCATGCTTATCACTAGCTGATGATGTCACAGGAATTACCGCAGCTATTACTGCTATTGTTGAACGTGACGGCAAAGGCGACATCGAAGTTATCGGTGGAAGTTTGAATTAA
- a CDS encoding sugar kinase, protein MMRVLTFGEMMLRLKPSESKRILQSNSFEANYGGSEANVAVSLSLQGDKAAYVTKLPDNLLGDSALGTLNKYGVDTDKILRGGPRLGIYFFEKGSSIRGTNVVYDRAGSSFALAEEKEFNWEKLLQGVDYFYFSGITAALSKKMQTTILAACKYCQEHKITVVFDTNFRGKMWTPKEAQAFSKKVMPYVNICLANDEDFESSLDIKAFDGDMKHGIDQAESFKAGMKEVTKQYPNCHTVASILRNINSVEDSKWSAILLRDGKFYESPIYQMHVYEGVASGDAFGAGLIHGFIHNFDGQKQVEYAIAASVLKLTISGDLNLVSEEEIQSVMNGANAMSR, encoded by the coding sequence ATTATGAGAGTTCTGACTTTTGGAGAAATGATGTTACGTTTAAAACCGAGTGAAAGTAAACGTATTTTGCAATCAAATTCATTCGAAGCAAACTATGGTGGATCAGAGGCCAATGTGGCTGTATCTTTATCCTTACAAGGCGATAAGGCGGCTTATGTGACTAAATTGCCTGATAATTTGTTGGGAGATTCAGCACTTGGAACGTTGAACAAGTACGGCGTTGATACTGATAAAATCTTGCGTGGCGGTCCTAGATTAGGGATTTACTTCTTTGAAAAAGGCAGCAGTATTCGAGGAACTAATGTCGTTTATGATCGTGCGGGAAGCTCGTTTGCTTTAGCAGAAGAAAAAGAATTTAACTGGGAAAAGTTATTACAAGGCGTTGATTACTTTTATTTCTCAGGAATTACGGCAGCTTTATCAAAAAAAATGCAAACTACCATTTTGGCAGCTTGCAAGTATTGTCAGGAACATAAAATTACTGTAGTGTTCGATACTAATTTCAGAGGTAAAATGTGGACTCCCAAAGAAGCACAAGCATTTTCTAAAAAAGTGATGCCTTACGTCAACATTTGTTTGGCTAACGATGAAGATTTCGAATCTAGTTTGGACATCAAAGCTTTTGATGGTGATATGAAGCATGGAATTGATCAAGCTGAAAGTTTCAAGGCTGGGATGAAAGAAGTTACCAAACAATATCCTAACTGCCATACGGTCGCAAGTATTTTGAGAAATATTAATTCCGTAGAAGACAGCAAGTGGTCAGCCATTTTATTGCGTGACGGCAAATTCTATGAAAGTCCAATTTATCAAATGCACGTTTATGAAGGTGTTGCCAGTGGCGATGCTTTTGGAGCAGGATTGATTCATGGATTCATTCATAACTTCGATGGTCAAAAACAAGTTGAGTACGCCATTGCGGCCAGTGTCTTGAAATTGACTATTTCTGGAGATCTCAATTTAGTCAGTGAAGAGGAGATTCAAAGCGTGATGAATGGTGCTAATGCGATGAGTCGTTAG
- a CDS encoding DUF979 domain-containing protein yields the protein MNVNNILEIFYVLIGLIMIFASIESFRDKDNSARFGTGLFWLIMGVIFAVGKYLPNLVIGLLLVLVGILSLFKQIKVGKLKEVNKEVAEKSAKRLGAWLFFPSVVLAILSILISQFTKLGGQVGIGIASVIALITAMILSKTDGKTTYHDSERMVRSVGTAGILPQLLATLGVIFTASGVGDVTSKAISGIFPAGNHLLGVTLYCVAMVIFTMVMGNAFAAFAVITAGIGIPFVVAQGGNPAVVAAIGMTSGYCGTLMTPMAANFNSLPVALLEIKDNLGVIKQQYPLALILLLIQIVLMYFLAF from the coding sequence ATGAATGTAAATAATATTCTGGAAATCTTTTATGTTTTAATTGGCTTGATCATGATCTTTGCCAGTATTGAATCATTTCGAGATAAAGACAATTCTGCTCGATTCGGTACCGGATTGTTTTGGCTAATTATGGGTGTAATTTTCGCTGTGGGAAAGTATTTACCCAATCTAGTCATCGGTTTACTTCTAGTTCTAGTAGGAATCCTTTCACTATTCAAGCAAATCAAAGTTGGCAAGCTTAAAGAAGTTAACAAGGAAGTCGCAGAAAAATCAGCCAAACGCTTGGGTGCTTGGCTCTTTTTTCCTTCAGTTGTATTAGCCATCTTATCTATTCTGATTAGTCAGTTCACAAAACTAGGCGGTCAAGTCGGAATCGGGATTGCCTCTGTTATTGCCTTAATTACAGCTATGATTCTTTCCAAAACTGACGGCAAAACTACTTATCATGACAGTGAAAGAATGGTTCGTTCAGTTGGAACTGCCGGTATTTTACCCCAATTATTAGCTACATTAGGTGTTATCTTCACTGCCTCTGGCGTCGGGGATGTTACCTCAAAAGCTATTTCAGGAATCTTCCCAGCTGGAAATCATCTCTTAGGTGTTACTTTATATTGTGTGGCAATGGTCATCTTCACGATGGTTATGGGAAATGCCTTTGCTGCCTTTGCCGTCATCACAGCCGGAATTGGAATTCCTTTCGTCGTTGCACAAGGTGGAAACCCCGCCGTAGTGGCAGCAATTGGAATGACCTCTGGCTATTGTGGAACTTTGATGACACCCATGGCTGCCAATTTTAATTCATTACCGGTAGCCTTATTAGAGATAAAGGACAACCTTGGGGTTATCAAGCAACAATATCCACTCGCTTTAATCTTATTATTGATCCAAATCGTTTTAATGTACTTTTTAGCATTCTAA